The bacterium genome contains a region encoding:
- a CDS encoding SAM-dependent methyltransferase: MNKYASRAGEKLEFALEYFELDVTGLTVADFGSSTGGFVDCLLQKGVKKVFAVDTAYGELAWKLRNDPKVVVMERTNAMHVRLSEKVDLITVDTSWTRQVLVLDNAFKNIKDGGLIVSLIKPHYEAPKQYLEKGRLKTEKMNEVLDKVRGDIVSIGGEVANFVESPIVGEKGKNREFLFLIKRQTRH, translated from the coding sequence ATGAACAAATATGCTTCAAGGGCTGGTGAAAAGTTAGAATTTGCACTTGAATATTTTGAACTGGATGTAACGGGGTTAACTGTTGCCGATTTTGGTTCTTCAACTGGTGGTTTTGTGGACTGTCTGCTTCAAAAAGGTGTTAAGAAGGTTTTTGCTGTAGATACAGCGTATGGTGAACTTGCTTGGAAGCTTAGAAACGATCCAAAAGTTGTTGTAATGGAAAGAACAAATGCAATGCATGTTAGGTTGTCAGAGAAAGTTGACTTAATCACAGTTGACACATCTTGGACACGACAAGTTCTTGTTTTGGACAATGCATTTAAAAATATTAAAGACGGTGGGTTGATAGTTTCTTTAATAAAACCCCACTACGAAGCACCAAAACAGTATCTTGAAAAAGGAAGACTAAAGACAGAAAAAATGAATGAGGTTTTAGATAAAGTTAGAGGTGACATTGTTTCAATTGGGGGTGAGGTTGCTAACTTTGTAGAGTCACCAATCGTGGGGGAGAAGGGCAAAAACAGAGAATTTTTATTTTTAATAAAAAGACAAACTAGACATTAA